The stretch of DNA aaggatgcagtaagggaggagaggagggttgaggaggcagaatcaggagataggttggagaaagtttgagcagagggaagagatgataggatggaagactCTTTGTTTGTCTGAATTTGTGGGTTTTATGCATCAGCCAAGCTTCTGGGAGAGTGCGATGGTTCTCTTTTGGCTAGTGGGGAGGCAACCATGAACAGCCATCCATGATACTGTGGTGATTGACATTTAACCGTACCTGTTGCGGGTCCAAGGCTTAGCTGGCTCTTAGGCGCGCGATGGTGTCCTTGGAGTGGGTGTAGGCCATGATGTCCTTGTACTTCCACGATGCTAGCCCAGCCGTGGGCAGACCTAACCTGAAGGCAAAATCTCTCCACGTCTTGAACACTGGTGGGGGGTTCCAGGGTTCTGAGAATGGGGGTGGCAAAATACTGTTCAAAGTAGCTGGCTAGTTGGTTGTAAAGGGGAGGCAATTTGTATCGCATGCACCAGTCAGTAAAGGAAGAGGTGGGGAGTATGGGATGTAGGTTAGAGGAAGTTGTGTAGAGTAGACTACGGTTTAGGCACACAGGTTTGAATGTCACTTTGTGGATGATAGGTCTGTGTGATGAGTGTTTAGTGGAGGAAACAGTGGATTGTGTGGATATTTTGTGAACAGTATGCTGCAGATAGGGAGAGATTGTATCAAAGGATTAGAGAGGCTGGTTGGTGTTTGTGTGGTGTAGTGGGGGAAGGGAAGTAGTGTCTAGGGCTTTATTTCACTTTCTTACTGGAACATGAATAATTAAAATAATTTAATGTCGGTAAGCCATGACTGGCCttacactccagtacagtaggtggcggggTATGCACCTTAAAAGTTGGATGCGATCCGCCAACCCAATCccgaagcagaagaagaagaagaagaagaatagtGCAACGACCAGAAAGAAGTAAGTAACGTTATGCTTTAAAGGTGCCGGTAGATCGATGAATAGATTAACTTTAGGATCAATGAGCTGTAGACTACTAATTCATTTGTCAAAGTAAGTTATATGTGGGAAGTAACTGGAAGGCATGAGCGTGGATCCAGTTCAGCCATGCATTTCTAGGCTAACTATCATGCTAGCTGGCTACTGTAGTTCCTCTGGCATACTTGTTTTTAGGTGCAAAACTCGTACTAACGCACACTATTCTGATAGTTTTGGTCAGCATGGAGTTTCATTCATCAACATGTAATTTTGCCACATGTTCAAATTCCCCTAGGAGCAGTCCATGGCTTCTTCAGACGTCTTTGTTGCTGCTGCTCGCAAATGTCTACGAGTTGGAAATAAACGCTTCTCTGCCACTGTGAGTCTGAACCTGGCTACTCAGGTCCTGGCTGTGGACTTGGGCCTGAAGCCCGCTCTGCTATATGACAGTAATACAGCATCTGCAGAGCAGGTCCAACAGTATTTAAACTCTCTGCAGGCTGCACAACTTGTGTCTAAATCTCTCCAGACAGTGGTCATCAGTGAGAATTCCTTGATTGTGAACCCATCCCTAACTATAGCAAACTTGGAGGCACTTCTCTTGAGGAGGACTGTGACTGTGGTGGATGTATGTCACTCATTGGAGCAGCCTGCCATCACTGAGCTACAGTGGGGAGCCATCAGGGACATGATTCATGCTTTACTTGCTCATATTAGACAGTTTGGGCAACATTCTGCGATGAGAAATGTCCCTCACCGAATTGAAAAGAGACATTGTGAGGCATGGAATCTGTGTACTCTATTTGGGATTCTATTGGGCTACCCCTCCACATACTGGTTTGACCAGAGCAGGAGCTTTGAGAACTGCCTAGCTATGTCTCCGCTGGTGGTGACCAAGGCTGTGGCATCCTGGCAGGGTGGTGGTTCTGGAGTTGAGGGTCACAGGTGTTGCCTGTATTCCTTCAGCACCCCTGAGATGTTGCAGGCAGAGATTCTGTCAGTGATGGCTAGCTGGACTACACAGCTTCAGGAACGATTTCAGCAACAGACGATCTTCTCTGACCTCAGTGTAACAAGATCAACTGTCACCTTACCTTCTGTGGCTCTATGATTATAATGGCACTTTGTGGATGGATATTGTATGAAAAATGTGACGGTATTTGTATTTTGGATATTGTCTGTAAAACAATTGATAAGCAAACATTGAAGCAGTTGTTCATGTTTCCAAACTGATTTACATAATCAATTTGGAAACACAATTTATTTAAAACAAATGCATTTGTGAGGGAAGTTTACaccaatgactacatcaagcttgtggctacaaacttgttggatgcgttgcattttgttttggttgtgtttcagattgtTTTGCCCAATAGGAACTGAATGGTGAATAATTAATATTGTTTCATTTTGGGGTcacttgtaaataagaatgtgtttcaGAACACTCCTACATGAATGTGTATGCTACCATGATTAGGAGTAATCATGAATAAATTGTAAATGATGAGTGAGAGATTAAGAGGCACAAAGATCATGATCTTTATTCCTGATTTTGGGggaatttcattttttatttaactaggcaagtcagttaagaacaaattcttatttacaatgatggcctaccccggccaaaccctaacccggacgacactgggcaaattgtgcactgccctatgggactcccaaacacggccggttgtgatacagcctggaatcgaaccagggtctgtagttacacctctagcactgagatgcagtgccttggaccactgtgccactcaggagcccaaaatAGTATAATATgatcatcattattcatgattatctgtaatcatggtagaatCCACATTAGTGTTCAGAAACATTCTATTATTTTTTACCATAAGTGACTATACATTATTCGCCATTCACTTCCTTTTGGGCAAAACAATCTgacacacaaccaaaacaaactgcatatgcatccaacaagtttgtagagtcacaagcttgatgtagtcattgtgtgctaggagtATGGGACCAAGTACAAATTACTTTTTCAAATGGGTGGACTAGATGCATAAAATGCCTTCATTTCTAAACAATAACATAtttatgaaaataccctcaaattaaaagcGACATTCTATACTGTCggctcatatgaaacatttgatctcaaatccaaaattctGGAGAGTTTATACTAGTT from Oncorhynchus keta strain PuntledgeMale-10-30-2019 chromosome 21, Oket_V2, whole genome shotgun sequence encodes:
- the c21h1orf74 gene encoding UPF0739 protein C1orf74 homolog isoform X2 — its product is MTGLTLQYSRWRGMHLKSWMRSANPIPKQKKKKKKNSATTRKKSSPWLLQTSLLLLLANVYELEINASLPLSMVLLLTHGTGTALVLSPSVE
- the c21h1orf74 gene encoding UPF0739 protein C1orf74 homolog isoform X1; this translates as MASSDVFVAAARKCLRVGNKRFSATVSLNLATQVLAVDLGLKPALLYDSNTASAEQVQQYLNSLQAAQLVSKSLQTVVISENSLIVNPSLTIANLEALLLRRTVTVVDVCHSLEQPAITELQWGAIRDMIHALLAHIRQFGQHSAMRNVPHRIEKRHCEAWNLCTLFGILLGYPSTYWFDQSRSFENCLAMSPLVVTKAVASWQGGGSGVEGHRCCLYSFSTPEMLQAEILSVMASWTTQLQERFQQQTIFSDLSVTRSTVTLPSVAL